GGCTGGCACCTGGAGTGCTCCGCGATGGCCGAGCGCTACCTCGGGCCGGAGTTCGACGTCCACGGCGGTGGGCTGGACCTGCGCTTCCCACACCACGAGAACGAGCAGGCGCAGTCGCGGGCGGCCGGCGACGGCTTCGCCCGGTACTGGCTGCACAACGGCTGGGTCACCCTCGGCGGCGAGAAGATGAGCAAGTCGCTGGGCAACACCGCGCTGGTCGACGAGGTCGTCGCGCGGGTGCGGCCGGTCGAGCTGCGCTACTACCTGGTCGCCCCGCACTACCGGTCGACGATCGAGTTCACCGACGCCGCGCTGGCCGAGGCGGGCGCGGCCTACCGGCGGCTGGAGTCGTTCGTCCAGCGGGCGGCCGAGCGGGTCGGCGCCGACCAGGACACCTCGCTGCCGGAGGTGTTCCGGGCGGCGATGGACGACGACCTGGGCACCCCCGCGGCGGTGGCCGCGATCCACGAGGCGGTGCGCGAGGGCAACACCGCGCTGGCCGCCGGGGACGAGAAGGCGGTCGCCGGCGCGCTGGGCTCGGTCCGGGCGATGCTCGGCGTCCTGGGCCTGGACCCGCTCGACCCGCGGTGGGCCGGTGGCGGAGACGACCGGCTGGCCGAGGTGACCGACGGGCTGGTCCGGCTGGCGCTCGAGCAGCGGCAGGCCGCCCGCGCGCGCAGGGACTTCGCCACCGCCGACGCGCTGCGCGACCGGCTCACCGCCCTCGGCGTGCAGGTCGAGGACACCCCGCAGGGACCCCGATGGGAGCTGACCCGCTGATGGCCGGCAACAGCCAGCGCCGCGGCCGCACGAGCGGTGCCGGCAAGAAGACGGCCACCGCCGGCACCGGCGGCAAGAACCGCCGGTCCCTGGCCGGGCGCGGAGCCACCCCGCCCGCCGAGAAGCGCACCGGGCACCCCGCCCAGCGGCGGGCCCAGGCCGACGCCCGCCGCCGGGCCGAGCGCGACCGCAGCCGTCAGCGCGCCGACGAGGCGCCCGAGCTGCTGCTGGGCCGCAACCCGGTCGTCGAGGCCCTCCGCGCGCAGATCCCGGCGACCGCGCTCTACGTCGTCACCGGCGACAGCCGGGCGGCGACCGACGAGCGGATCACCGAGGCGGTCCAGCTGGCCGCCGACCGCGGCCTGCCGCTGCTCGAGGTCGGCAAGGGCGAGTTCGACCGGATGTCCGACGGCGCGCTGCACCAGGGCATCGGCCTGCAGGTGCCGCCCTACGAGTACGCGCACCCCGACGACCTGCTCGACGTCGCCCGGGACTCCGGCCGCCCGCCGCTGGTGGTGGCCATGGACGGCGTCACCGACCCGCGCAACCTCGGTGCCGTCGTCCGCTCGGCGGCCGCGTTCGACGCGCACGGCGTCGTCGTCCCGCAGCGGCGCGCGGTCGGCATGACCGCCTCGGCCTGGCGCACCAGCGCGGGTGCGGCGGCCCGGCTGCGGGTGGCCCGCGCGGTCAACCTGGCCCGCGCGCTGGCCTCCTACCGGGACGCCGGCCTGGTGACCGTGGGCCTGGCCGGCGACGGCGAGACGGACCTGCACGACTTCGACGGCTTCGCCGACCCGCTCGCCCTCGTGGTGGGCGCCGAGGGGACGGGCCTGTCCCGGCTGGTCCGCGAGCGCTGCGACGTCGTCCTGCGCATCCCGATCGCCCGCGACACCGAGTCGCTCAACGTCAGCGTCGCCGCCGGCATCGCCCTCTACGCCGCGGCAGCGGCTCGCCGCTGAGACGCTGCGGTGATCAGGTGACCTGATCGTCGAGCGTCCTACCTGACGGTGGGACGTGCGGTAGGACGCTGCACGATCAGGTCACCTGATCGTCGCCGGGCTCAGCCCAGCAGCTGGGCGACGGTGTAGATCACCAGGCCGGCCAGGCCGCCGACGACGGTGCCGTTGATGCGGATGAACTGCAGGTCCCGGCCCACCTGCAGCTCGATGCGGCGGCTGGTCTCCTCGGTGTCCCAGCGGGCGACCGTGGTGCCGACGACGTCGGCGAGGTCGCCGGAGAACCGCTCGACCAGGTACCCGGCCACCCGCACCGACTGCCGCTGCACCCGCTCGCGCACCCGCGGGTCGGTCTGCAGCAGCCGGGCGGCGTCGCGGATGAGGCCGGCGACCCGGGCCCGCAGCTCGGAGTCGGGGTCGGCGGCGGCGCTGAGGAACGCCGTCTTGGCGTTGGTCCACAGCGACGACGACCAGGTCCGCACCGCGGGGTGCTCGAGCAGCTCCTTCTTGAACGCCTCGACGCGGGCGGCGGTGTCGGGGTCGGTGCGCAGCGCGTGCACGTACGTGCGCAGCCGGGCGTCGTAGACCCGGCGCAGCTCGTGGTGCCGGTCGTCGCCGACCTCGTCGAGGAAGGACTGCACGCCGGCGAAGACGCGGTCGA
This region of Geodermatophilus bullaregiensis genomic DNA includes:
- the cysS gene encoding cysteine--tRNA ligase; its protein translation is MSLRLYDTAARAVRDFTPLRAGQASMYVCGLTVQGPPHVGHVRAALVFDVLRSWLEHGHGLDVTLVRNVTDIDDKILVKAAAAGVPWWAWAYENELACTRAYDALGVRPPTYEPRATGHVPDMVELIERLVERGHAYAVDGDVYFDVRSFPGYGALTRQRVDDLEPAADTDTDERKRDPRDFALWKAHKPGEPDTAAWPTPWGRGRPGWHLECSAMAERYLGPEFDVHGGGLDLRFPHHENEQAQSRAAGDGFARYWLHNGWVTLGGEKMSKSLGNTALVDEVVARVRPVELRYYLVAPHYRSTIEFTDAALAEAGAAYRRLESFVQRAAERVGADQDTSLPEVFRAAMDDDLGTPAAVAAIHEAVREGNTALAAGDEKAVAGALGSVRAMLGVLGLDPLDPRWAGGGDDRLAEVTDGLVRLALEQRQAARARRDFATADALRDRLTALGVQVEDTPQGPRWELTR
- the rlmB gene encoding 23S rRNA (guanosine(2251)-2'-O)-methyltransferase RlmB, coding for MGADPLMAGNSQRRGRTSGAGKKTATAGTGGKNRRSLAGRGATPPAEKRTGHPAQRRAQADARRRAERDRSRQRADEAPELLLGRNPVVEALRAQIPATALYVVTGDSRAATDERITEAVQLAADRGLPLLEVGKGEFDRMSDGALHQGIGLQVPPYEYAHPDDLLDVARDSGRPPLVVAMDGVTDPRNLGAVVRSAAAFDAHGVVVPQRRAVGMTASAWRTSAGAAARLRVARAVNLARALASYRDAGLVTVGLAGDGETDLHDFDGFADPLALVVGAEGTGLSRLVRERCDVVLRIPIARDTESLNVSVAAGIALYAAAAARR